From one Plectropomus leopardus isolate mb chromosome 8, YSFRI_Pleo_2.0, whole genome shotgun sequence genomic stretch:
- the LOC121947391 gene encoding troponin I, slow skeletal muscle-like yields the protein MPEHMQERKPKISASRKLMLKSLMVAKAKEELEQEIVVKEEEKQNYLSERAPPLNTSGMSLAQLQDLCRELHAKIDVVDEERYDIEAKVMLNTREIKDLNIKVLDLRGKFKRPNLRRVRVSADAILRSLLGSKHKVSMDLRANLKSVKKEDTEKKRPVEDSDWRKNVEAMSGMEGRKKMFDAAKGPAQ from the exons ATGCCTGAGCACAT GCAAGAG AGGAAACCAAAGATCTCAGCCTCAAGGAAGCTGATGCTCAAG AGTCTGATGGTGGCAAAGGCCAAGGAGGAACTGGAACAGGAGATCGTGgttaaagaggaggagaaacagaactATCTGTCAGAGAGAGCTCCTCCTCTAAACACCAGCGGCATGAGCCTTGCTCAGCTACAG GACCTCTGCAGAGAGCTCCATGCCAAGATAGATGTGGTGGATGAGGAGCGATACGACATTGAAGCCAAAGTCATGCTCAACACACGTGAG ATTAAAGACCTGAACATCAAGGTGTTGGACCTCAGGGGGAAATTCAAGAGGCCTAATCTTCGTCGTGTTCGTGTGTCTGCTGACGCCATCCTCCGCTCGCTTCTGGGGTCCAAGCACAAAGTTTCCATGGACCTCCGGGCCAACCTCAAGTCTGTCAAGAAAGAGGACACTGAGAAG AAGAGGCCAGTAGAGGACAGTGACTGGAGGAAGAACGTGGAGGCCATGTCAGGGATGGAGGGCAGGAAGAAGATGTTTGATGCTGCTAAGGGTCCCGCCCAGTGA
- the lad1 gene encoding ladinin-1, whose protein sequence is MSISRKNWSALSSLARQWTMEDEEEVERERRRRVKSSSSTADPDADFSQTAGDTPTSDSTFGTDSTSEMSQGLSSVEQMQLDFVEMLRVRDEKRRMRHVETLRRQKEVGDGETEACTGGEGGGARVELLGDLDEEQGGVLPSVETKSKPQPPPKTATYTPTTNSSSSTSITNRQHENGETSSKDPDPKPSSNPARKFVSSVSISLDKSPSTSSCTSPLSPRSPVFSTQEHWPSPCQSPSPQGAKSPVQNGHTWESRVNSSSSNSNFEQTTKPAFVRQSSRTISFRLMRKKEEESAPLQRSASVRMASKKFECNTDQNEDEDKASSFQRNSRQRISSRSIQEKMERLAQAAQKSEMTRSPDMAQRTLCLLDEVSRKRGLFEREQQAAAPTSPGVSRQEFRSFASGMSDRINRWLNKTNQTGSSHCPTDMRHVDITSKRSLFENREEDSVPKTSPGKIYK, encoded by the exons ATGTCCATCAGTCGGAAGAATTGGTCGGCTTTGTCCAG CTTAGCGCGCCAGTGGACAatggaggacgaggaggaggtggaaagggagaggaggaggagggtaaaGAGCTCAAGCAGCACCGCTGACCCCGATGCTGACTTCAGCCAAACAGCCGGAGACACGCCCACCAGTGATAGCACCTTTGGGACAGACTCCACAAGTGAGATGTCCCAGGGCCTAAGCAG CGTGGAGCAGATGCAGCTGGATTTTGTGGAGATGCTACGTGTCCGTGATGAAAAGCGGAGGATGAGGCATGTGGAGACGCtgaggagacagaaggaggTAGGGGACGGTGAAACGGAGGCCTGcacaggaggagaaggaggaggagccaGGGTGGAGCTACTAGGGGACTTGGATGAGGAGCAGGGTGGTGTGTTGCCCTCTGTGGAGACCAAGTCCAAACCACAACCACCCCCAAAAACAGCCACTTACACTCCCAccaccaacagcagcagcagcacctccATCACAAACAGACAA CACGAAAATGGAGAGACATCAAGCAAAGACCCCGATCCCAAGCCATCATCCAACCCCGCTCGCAAGTTTGTCAG TTCTGTCTCCATCTCACTTGACAAAAGCCCCTCCACCAGCAGCTGTACAAGTCCCCTGAGCCCTCGGTCCCCAGTGTTCTCAACTCAAGAACACTGGCCTTCACCTTGCCAGAGCCCATCTCCTCAGGGAGCTAAAAGCCCCGTTCAAAACGGACACACATGGGAG TCCAGGGTGAACAGCTCTTCCTCCAACAGCAACTTTGAACAGACAACCAAACCTGCATTTGTCAGACAGAGCTCCAGGACTATATCTTTCAGG ttgatgaggaagaaagaagaggagagtgCGCCACTGCAGAGGAG TGCCAGTGTGAGGATGGCCTCCAAGAAATTTGAATGCAACACA GACCAAAATGAAGATGAAGACAAAGCATCATCTTTCCAGAGAAA TTCTAGACAGAGGATTTCCTCCAGATCCATCCAGGAGAAGATGGAGAGACTGGCTCAGGCTGCACAG AAGTCAGAAATGACACGATCACCAGACATGGCCCAGAGGACCCTGTGCCTGCTGGACGAGGTGTCCAGGAAGAGAGGCCTCTTTGAGAGggagcagcaggcagcagcccCCACCAGCCCGGGAGTTTCCAGACAG GAATTTAGGAGCTTCGCATCAGGAATGTCAGACCGGATCAATCGCTGGCTCAACAAGACCAACCAAACTGGGTCTTCACACTGTCCAACT gACATGAGACACGTGGACATCACCAGTAAGAGAAGCCTGTTtgagaacagagaggaggacagtgTCCCAAAAACCAGCCCTGGAAAAATCTACAAGTGA